A genomic window from Prunus persica cultivar Lovell chromosome G2, Prunus_persica_NCBIv2, whole genome shotgun sequence includes:
- the LOC18785927 gene encoding putative disease resistance protein RGA3 — MAAEFLTFGAEGILTRVASLAEQELSLLWGFKGELTTLRDSLFKLEAMLRDAQHLQVRGERVEMWVKDLEGIAHEADDVLDEYEYELLRRKVEIQNQIKNKVLNFFSRHNPIAFRRKMAHKIKNINASLANLKNEAASIGLVDRSTLVNATSHDIGGLDRETVSNFDQDEKYIVGRKEVASDIVTTLINSGKNQDNCLSVMAIVAMGGLGKTTLAKSVYNDPEIGRHFDQKIWVCVSTPFEVKKILSEILECLKPEKAGIKGKATICENLQEDLKGKTYLLVLDDVWNDDRSKWDDLMSCLLNATSTKASKILVTTRNVSVSSIVQTLPTCVLGKLSEDQCWCILKYKAFLDASVVLTEDQERIGREIAKKCAGVPLVAKVLGNMMRSQDIDGCRSILESRIWDLPEGEERILSVLKLSFDKLKSPYLKQCFAYCSMFVKDFEIEKDDLIQLWMAQGLLYPSPPNRRNLEMEDIGNEYFNILLNNSFFQDVEKDWYGNITSCKMHDLVHDLAELVSKTKSNDSNETRHMAHIPTSVLHGVPERGAHKLRSLFLNVEVLGDILPNFRGLRVLNLYQTYMKELPIAIGKLKHLRYLDVSYTKIKALPKSIGKLYNLQTLRMKEVELEEFPKELQNLINLRHIYFYPYGMKFPARIGRLTNLRTLKYFIVGKETGRGIEELAGLNLLKGRLTIYNLEHVRDGEEAKKAKLVKKTNISKLKFQWAEDRSSITNDEEVLEGLQPHPSKLEFLQFFNFMGDKCPSWIMSSSFPVLKRLKIYNARNLTEWPESGIVVFPCLEELVLRNCDKLRSAPSHFPSLKTLEIDSMGSGMPIANISNKLTTLTSLAIRNISGLVSLPEGMLKNNKNLAYLEIKDCQELTCIALDVVGSCALLESVRISKCPILAYFPDGLLTTSLKNLIVEDCGSLELIPVTQPLSSLCELKITGCQELSSLPSGLDYYTSLQELAISNCDMLTSALIHSLPSLRKLSIFRCNRRPKFVPSLLGFTCLRELRIKDSHGLTSLPIGLESCSSLEVLIISKLPNVESITSLDNLTNLHELGIFSCDGLKSLPNGLAITSCLTHLKTLEIGGFWKELDSFPAFQVTSQLETLKLWGWPKLKSLPEQIQHLTSLTCLEVQCFDGMEALPEWLRNLTSLEYLYIHLCKNMMYLPTLEAMQCLTKLKRIFILDCPLLKERCNKESGSEWPKISHIPQIYVDWVRWQLPNSI; from the exons ATGGCTGCAGAGTTTCTTACTTTTGGTGCTGAGGGAATTCTGACGAGGGTGGCTTCACTTGCAGAGCAAGAACTCAGTCTTCTCTGGGGATTCAAAGGAGAGCTAACAACTCTACGAGACTCATTATTCAAGTTGGAAGCTATGCTCAGAGATGCACAACATTTACAAGTTCGGGGTGAGAGGGTGGAGATGTGGGTGAAGGATCTGGAAGGCATAGCTCATGAAGCAGATGATGTGTTGGatgaatatgaatatgaaCTTCTCCGGCGGAAAGTGGAGATCCAAAATCAGATCAAGAACAAGGTGCTCAACTTCTTTTCACGCCACAATCCCATTGCATTTCGTCGCAAAATGgcacataaaattaaaaacatcaaTGCATCTTTGGCAAACCTGAAGAATGAGGCAGCTAGTATTGGACTGGTTGATAGGTCAACACTGGTCAATGCAACATCTCATGATATTGGAGGACTTGACAGGGAAACCGTCTCAAACTTTGATCAAGATGAAAAGTACATTGTTGGAAGGAAGGAGGTTGCGTCGGACATAGTTACAACCCTGATCAACTCTGGCAAGAACCAAGACAATTGTCTTTCTGTTATGGCCATTGTGGCGATGGGAGGCTTGGGCAAGACAACTTTGGCTAAATCTGTATATAATGATCCTGAGATAGGTAGACACTTCGATCAAAAAATATGGGTATGTGTATCTACTCCTTTTGAAGTCAAAAAGATTTTAAGCGAGATCTTGGAATGTCTTAAACCAGAGAAAGCTGGGATAAAGGGTAAAGCAACAATATGTGAAAACCTGCAAGAAGATTTGAAAGGGAAGACATATCTTCTCGTGCTTGACGATGTTTGGAACGACGATCGTAGCAAATGGGACGATTTGATGAGTTGCTTGTTGAATGCTACAAGCACTAAAGCAAGCAAAATCCTTGTCACTACTCGCAATGTGAGTGTTTCATCAATTGTACAAACACTTCCTACATGTGTTCTGGGAAAATTATCGGAGGATCAATGCTGGTGCATATTGAAGTATAAAGCGTTTCTAGATGCGAGTGTTGTTTTGACTGAAGATCAAGAGAGAATCGGAAGGGAGATTGCCAAAAAGTGTGCAGGTGTACCATTAGTGGCAAAG GTTTTGGGAAATATGATGCGTTCTCAAGATATTGATGGATGTCGGTCAATTCTAGAAAGTAGAATATGGGATTTAccagaaggagaagaaagaatCTTGTCGGTTTTGAAGTTGAGTTTTGATAAATTGAAATCACCATATTTGAAACAATGTTTTGCATATTGCTCAATGTTTGTCAAAGATTTCGAAATTGAAAAGGATGACTTGATCCAACTTTGGATGGCTCAAGGATTGCTTTACCCTTCTCCTCCCAACAGACGTAATCTAGAGATGGAGGATATaggaaatgaatattttaatattctaTTGAACAACTCTTTCTTTCAAGACGTTGAAAAGGATTGGTATGGTAATATTACAAGTTGCAAAATGCACGACCTTGTGCATGATCTCGCAGAACTTGTGTCAAAAACGAAGAGTAATGACTCCAATGAGACTCGACATATGGCACATATTCCTACCTCAGTGCTACATGGAGTTCCAGAAAGAGGTGCTCATAAATTGCGCTCACTTTTCTTGAATGTTGAAGTTCTTGGTGATATCTTACCAAACTTTAGAGGTTTGCGTGTCTTAAATTTATATCAAACTTATATGAAGGAGTTGCCAATTGCAATTGGAAAGTTGAAACACTTGAGGTATCTGGATGTTTCCTATACAAAGATCAAAGCACTCCCCAAATCCATTGGAAAGCTTTATAATctacaaacattaagaatgaAAGAGGTCGAGCTTGAAGAGTTTCCAAAAGAACTGCAAAATTTGATAAACTTGagacatatttatttttatccgTATGGTATGAAATTTCCAGCAAGGATAGGGCGATTGACTAATCTCCGAACATTAAAATATTTCATCGTGGGTAAGGAGACAGGTCGTGGAATAGAGGAGCTGGCTGGCTTAAACTTGTTAAAAGGCAGATTAACTATCTATAATCTAGAGCACGTgagagatggagaagaagccaagaaagcaaaattagtGAAGAAGACAAACATAAGCAAGTTAAAGTTTCAGTGGGCAGAGGATAGGTCAAGCATCACCAATGATGAAGAGGTACTAGAAGGCCTTCAACCACACCCTAGTAAACTggaatttttacaatttttcaaCTTCATGGGTGATAAATGTCCATCATGGATCATGAGTAGTTCGTTTCCTGTATTGAAAAGGTTAAAGATTTACAATGCTAGGAACCTAACTGAATGGCCAGAAAGTGGGATCGTGGTCTTTCCTTGTCTCGAGGAGCTGGTTTTGAGGAATTGTGATAAATTGAGAAGTGCTCCTAGCCATTTCCCATCTCTCAAGACGTTGGAGATAGATTCCATGGGTAGCGGCATGCCAATAGCAAACATAAGCAATAAGCTGACCACTCTTACTTCGCTCGCAATAAGGAACATAAGCGGACTTGTTTCTCTGCCAGAAGGGATGCttaaaaacaacaagaatCTTGCATACTTGGAGATAAAAGATTGTCAGGAGCTAACTTGTATTGCTCTTGATGTAGTTGGCTCTTGCGCACTTCTTGAGTCAGTGCGTATTTCCAAGTGTCCTATTCTTGCTTATTTTCCTGATGGGCTACTCACAACATCTCTTAAGAACCTGATTGTGGAAGATTGCGGTAGTCTAGAGTTGATTCCAGTTACACAGCCCCTCTCATCCCTCTGTGAATTAAAGATTACAGGCTGTCAGGAGTTGTCAAGTCTACCGAGTGGGTTAGATTATTATACCTCTCTTCAGGAGTTGGCAATATCAAATTGTGATATGCTAACATCCGCTTTGATTCACAGCCTCCCATCCCTCCGGAAGTTGTCTATATTTCGTTGCAACAGGAGACCAAAGTTTGTTCCAAGTTTACTCGGCTTCACATGCCTTCGTGAATTGAGAATTAAAGATTCCCATGGATTGACAAGTCTGCCAATAGGGCTAGAATCATGTTCTTCTCTTGAGGTGTTGATAATAAGCAAGTTGCCGAATGTAGAATCTATTACAAGTTTAGACAACCTCACAAACCTCCATGAATTGGGGATATTTTCTTGCGATGGATTGAAAAGTCTACCCAATGGGTTAGCAATAACATCCTGCCTCACCCACTTGAAGACATTGGAAATCGGTGGCTTTTGGAAGGAGCTTGATTCATTCCCTGCTTTTCAGGTTACATCACAACTTGAAACATTGAAGTTATGGGGTTGGCCTAAGCTCAAGTCTCTGCCCGAGCAAATTCAACACTTGACTTCTCTAACATGTCTTGAAGTGCAATGCTTTGACGGAATGGAGGCTCTTCCAGAGTGGTTGAGAAACCTTACATCTCTTGAGTACCTGTATATACATCTTTGCAAGAATATGATGTATCTACCTACACTAGAAGCTATGCAATGTCTCACCAAATTAAAACGCATATTCATTTTGGATTGTCCCCTTCTAAAAGAGAGATGCAACAAGGAGAGCGGCTCAGAGTGGCCCAAGATTTCTCATATTCCACAAATATATG TTGACTGGGTACGGTGGCAGCTGCCAAATTCAATATAG